Proteins from a genomic interval of Pseudomonas paeninsulae:
- the rep gene encoding DNA helicase Rep, with translation MSRLNPRQQEAVNYVGGPLLVLAGAGSGKTSVITRKIAHLVQNCGIQARHIVAMTFTNKAAREMKERVGSLLKGPAARGLTVSTFHNLGMNIIRKEYAALGYKPGFSIFDEGDIKALLSDIMQKEYSGDDGADEIKNYIGSWKNELIMPDQALAEARNPKEQTAAIVYLHYQRTLKAYNAVDFDDLILMPVKLFQEHPDILEKWQNRIRYLLVDEYQDTNASQYLLVKLLVGMRNQLTVVGDDDQSIYAWRGARPENLMLLKEDYPSLKVVMLEQNYRSTSRILKCANVLIANNPHAFEKQLWSEMGMGDEIRVIRCKNEDAECERVALEILTEHLRTERPYSDYAILYRGNYQAKLMELKLQHHQIPYRLSGGTSFFARQEVKDLMSYFRLLVNPDDDNAFLRVINVPRREIGSTTLEKLGNYATGRKISMYAAASEMGLGETLDARFSERLARFTKWMDRVRQECAQNDPIAAIRSMVMDIDYENWLRQNASSDKVADARMGNVWFLVEALKNTLERDEDGDMTIEDAIGKLVLRDMLERQQEDEEGAEGVQMMTLHASKGLEYPSVYILGVEEEILPHRSSIEADTVEEERRLAYVGITRAKRNLTMTFAAKRKQYGEIIDCSPSRFLDELPPEDLAWEGLEDAPPEVKAATGNSALANMRAMLKK, from the coding sequence ATGTCCCGACTGAACCCCCGGCAGCAGGAAGCCGTGAACTACGTCGGCGGCCCTCTTTTGGTGCTCGCCGGTGCTGGTTCCGGCAAGACCAGCGTGATCACGCGCAAGATCGCCCACCTGGTGCAGAACTGCGGCATCCAGGCGCGGCATATCGTCGCCATGACCTTCACCAACAAGGCCGCGCGGGAGATGAAGGAACGCGTCGGCAGCCTGCTCAAAGGCCCCGCGGCGCGCGGCCTGACGGTCTCGACCTTCCACAACCTGGGGATGAACATCATCCGCAAGGAATACGCGGCGCTGGGTTACAAGCCGGGCTTCTCGATCTTCGACGAGGGCGATATCAAGGCGCTGCTCAGCGACATCATGCAGAAGGAATACTCCGGCGATGATGGCGCCGACGAGATCAAGAACTACATCGGCAGCTGGAAGAACGAACTGATCATGCCCGACCAGGCCTTGGCCGAGGCGCGCAACCCCAAAGAGCAGACCGCTGCCATCGTCTACCTGCATTACCAGCGTACGCTCAAGGCCTATAACGCGGTGGACTTCGACGACCTGATCCTGATGCCGGTGAAGCTGTTCCAGGAGCACCCCGACATCCTGGAAAAGTGGCAGAACCGCATCCGCTACCTGCTGGTCGACGAATACCAGGACACCAACGCCAGCCAGTACCTGCTGGTGAAGCTGCTGGTGGGCATGCGCAATCAGCTCACCGTGGTCGGCGACGACGACCAGTCGATCTACGCCTGGCGTGGCGCACGGCCGGAAAACCTGATGCTGCTGAAAGAGGACTACCCGTCGCTGAAGGTGGTGATGCTGGAGCAGAACTACCGCTCCACCAGCCGCATCCTCAAGTGCGCCAACGTGCTGATCGCCAACAACCCCCACGCCTTCGAGAAACAGTTGTGGAGCGAGATGGGCATGGGCGACGAGATCAGGGTGATCCGCTGCAAGAACGAGGACGCCGAATGCGAGCGGGTGGCCCTGGAAATCCTCACCGAGCACCTGCGCACCGAGCGGCCCTACAGCGACTACGCCATCCTCTATCGCGGCAACTACCAGGCCAAGCTGATGGAGCTGAAGCTGCAGCACCATCAGATCCCCTACCGCCTGAGCGGTGGCACCAGCTTCTTCGCCCGTCAGGAGGTCAAGGACCTGATGAGCTACTTCCGCCTGCTGGTCAACCCGGACGACGACAACGCCTTCCTGCGGGTGATCAACGTGCCGCGCCGCGAGATCGGCTCCACCACCCTGGAAAAGCTCGGCAACTACGCCACCGGGCGCAAGATCAGCATGTACGCCGCCGCCAGCGAAATGGGCCTGGGCGAAACCCTGGACGCACGCTTTAGCGAACGCCTGGCACGCTTCACCAAGTGGATGGACCGGGTGCGTCAGGAGTGCGCGCAGAACGACCCGATCGCGGCGATCCGCAGCATGGTGATGGACATCGACTACGAGAACTGGCTGCGCCAGAACGCGTCCAGCGACAAGGTCGCCGACGCGCGCATGGGCAACGTCTGGTTCCTCGTCGAGGCGCTGAAGAACACCCTGGAACGCGACGAAGACGGCGACATGACCATCGAGGACGCCATCGGCAAGCTGGTGTTGCGCGACATGCTGGAACGCCAGCAGGAGGACGAGGAAGGCGCCGAGGGCGTGCAGATGATGACCCTGCACGCCTCCAAGGGCCTGGAGTACCCCTCGGTGTACATCCTCGGCGTGGAGGAGGAAATCCTTCCGCACCGCTCCAGTATCGAGGCCGACACCGTCGAGGAAGAGCGCCGCCTGGCCTACGTCGGCATCACCCGCGCCAAACGCAACCTGACCATGACCTTCGCCGCCAAGCGCAAGCAATACGGCGAAATCATCGACTGCTCGCCAAGCCGTTTTCTCGATGAACTGCCACCCGAGGATCTGGCCTGGGAGGGCCTGGAAGACGCGCCCCCAGAGGTCAAGGCCGCCACCGGCAACTCGGCGCTGGCCAACATGCGCGCCATGCTGAAAAAATAA
- a CDS encoding xanthine phosphoribosyltransferase encodes MQALKQKIIDEGLVLSDQVLKVDAFLNHQIDPALMQQIGHEFARRFAGLGISKIVTIEASGIAPAIMAGLELGVPVIFARKYQSLTLKDDLYTAKVFSFTKQTESTIAISAKHLTSADHVLLIDDFLANGHAAKALIDLIQQAGASIAGVGVVIEKSFQAGRAELDAQGFRVESLARISSLEGGQVSFLD; translated from the coding sequence ATGCAAGCACTGAAGCAGAAGATTATCGACGAAGGCCTGGTGCTCTCCGACCAGGTACTCAAGGTCGACGCCTTTCTCAACCATCAGATCGATCCCGCCCTGATGCAGCAGATCGGCCACGAATTCGCCCGGCGCTTCGCCGGCCTGGGCATCAGCAAGATCGTCACCATCGAGGCCTCGGGTATCGCCCCGGCGATCATGGCCGGCCTGGAACTGGGCGTACCGGTGATCTTCGCCCGCAAGTACCAGTCGCTGACGCTCAAGGACGATCTCTATACCGCCAAGGTGTTCTCTTTCACCAAGCAGACCGAGAGCACCATCGCCATCTCCGCCAAGCACCTGACCAGCGCCGACCATGTGCTGCTGATCGACGATTTCCTGGCCAACGGCCATGCGGCCAAGGCCCTGATCGACCTGATCCAGCAGGCTGGCGCCAGCATCGCCGGGGTCGGCGTAGTGATCGAGAAGTCCTTCCAGGCCGGCCGCGCCGAACTCGATGCGCAGGGTTTCCGGGTCGAGTCACTGGCACGCATCAGCTCGCTGGAAGGCGGCCAGGTCAGCTTTCTCGACTAG
- a CDS encoding acetyl-CoA hydrolase/transferase C-terminal domain-containing protein, translated as MPQLCSIEQAVERVVQDIQGPIRLGLPLGLGKPNRWVNALYARIKQLPQRQLTIYTALCLGRPSASHDLQRRFLEPFVERLYGDYPELDFLTDLRADRLPANVHIEQFYLQAGSLLNSPPAQQDYISCNYSHVARDLNDKGVNLLAQLVACDPQRPDYFSLSCNPDITLDLLPLLAKRRLAGETILCLAQVHEALPYMAGAAQVTRDSFDLQLQEVERSTLFSTPNMPISVQDHCIGLHASSLVRDGGTLQIGIGAMGDAVSAALLARQRDNSGYRALLAEFQVAAASKSNELQPFVDGLYGCSEMFVNGLLALAEAGIVRRRVYPDLRVQQLAVAGALDGEGRPRSVQLLLDAGVPNRLDGQTLAWLQAVGLLDPALQLHDDYLQLPDGRQLPSELSDRQTQAALRDYLRPAAGGAVLHGGFFLGPADFYRRLRAMAPEQLAPFAMCGIHFINELYGDEPLKRLQRRDARFVNSVFCMTLLGAGVADQLEDGRVLSGVGGQYNFVAQAHALEGARSILMLRSWREAAGRISSNIVWHYGHVTIPRHLRDIVVTEYGVADLRGKTDAEVIAALLAISDSRFQPGLIAQAQQAGKLPQDFRLEPRFADNRPQRLQAVQARHSALFGEYPLGCDFTGEERDLLRALNWLKPQARLAAVVALGKAVLTAPPAAAFMAQLTRMGLARPQGLREALYRRLLLAGLQATSRES; from the coding sequence ATGCCGCAGTTATGTTCCATCGAGCAAGCCGTAGAGCGTGTCGTGCAGGACATCCAGGGACCGATTCGTCTGGGCCTGCCCTTGGGGTTGGGCAAGCCGAACCGCTGGGTCAATGCCTTGTACGCGCGGATCAAGCAGTTGCCGCAGCGCCAACTGACGATCTACACCGCCTTGTGCCTGGGTCGGCCGAGCGCGTCGCACGATCTGCAGCGGCGTTTTCTCGAGCCTTTCGTCGAGCGCCTCTACGGCGACTATCCCGAGCTGGACTTTCTCACGGACCTGCGCGCCGACCGCCTGCCCGCCAATGTGCATATCGAGCAGTTCTACCTGCAAGCGGGCAGCCTGCTGAACAGCCCGCCGGCGCAGCAGGACTACATCAGCTGCAATTACAGCCATGTGGCCCGCGACCTCAACGATAAGGGGGTGAATCTGCTTGCCCAGTTGGTCGCCTGCGATCCGCAGAGGCCCGACTACTTCAGTCTCAGCTGCAACCCGGATATCACCCTGGATCTGCTACCGCTGCTGGCCAAGCGGCGCCTGGCCGGGGAAACCATTCTCTGTCTGGCCCAGGTGCATGAGGCGTTGCCCTATATGGCGGGCGCCGCACAGGTGACGCGCGACAGCTTCGACCTGCAGCTGCAGGAGGTGGAGCGCAGCACCCTGTTTTCCACGCCGAACATGCCGATCAGCGTGCAGGATCACTGCATCGGTCTGCATGCCAGCAGCCTGGTGCGGGACGGCGGCACCTTGCAAATCGGCATCGGTGCGATGGGCGACGCGGTGAGTGCGGCGCTGCTGGCCCGACAACGTGACAACAGTGGCTACCGTGCGCTGCTGGCGGAGTTTCAGGTAGCGGCAGCGAGCAAGAGCAACGAGCTGCAACCTTTTGTCGACGGCCTGTATGGCTGCAGCGAAATGTTCGTCAATGGTTTGCTGGCGCTGGCCGAGGCCGGAATAGTGCGCCGGCGGGTGTACCCCGACTTGCGCGTGCAGCAGTTGGCCGTTGCCGGCGCGCTGGACGGCGAGGGACGGCCGCGCAGCGTGCAGCTCCTGCTCGACGCCGGCGTGCCGAACCGGCTGGATGGGCAAACCCTGGCCTGGTTGCAGGCTGTCGGTCTGTTGGACCCGGCGCTGCAGTTGCACGACGATTATCTGCAACTGCCCGATGGCCGGCAGCTGCCGAGCGAGTTGAGCGATCGGCAGACCCAGGCTGCGCTGCGCGATTACCTGCGCCCGGCAGCCGGCGGGGCGGTGCTGCATGGCGGATTCTTTCTCGGCCCAGCAGACTTCTATCGACGCCTGCGCGCAATGGCGCCGGAGCAACTCGCGCCTTTCGCCATGTGCGGGATCCACTTTATCAATGAGCTCTATGGCGACGAGCCACTCAAACGCCTGCAGCGCCGCGATGCGCGCTTCGTCAACTCGGTGTTCTGCATGACCCTGCTGGGCGCCGGGGTGGCCGATCAGCTGGAGGACGGGCGCGTGCTCAGCGGCGTTGGCGGGCAATACAACTTCGTCGCCCAGGCCCACGCGCTGGAGGGCGCTCGCTCGATTCTGATGCTGCGCAGTTGGCGCGAGGCCGCTGGGCGAATCAGCTCGAACATCGTCTGGCACTACGGCCATGTCACCATTCCCCGCCACCTGCGCGACATAGTAGTGACCGAGTACGGCGTCGCCGACCTGCGCGGCAAGACCGACGCCGAGGTGATTGCGGCGCTGCTGGCGATCAGTGATTCGCGCTTCCAGCCCGGGCTGATCGCCCAGGCGCAGCAAGCGGGCAAGCTGCCTCAGGATTTTCGCCTCGAGCCGCGCTTCGCCGACAACCGCCCGCAGCGCCTGCAGGCGGTACAGGCGCGGCATTCGGCGCTATTCGGCGAGTATCCGTTGGGCTGCGACTTCACTGGCGAGGAGCGTGACCTGCTGCGCGCGCTGAACTGGCTCAAGCCCCAAGCCAGGCTGGCTGCGGTGGTGGCGCTGGGCAAGGCCGTGCTGACGGCGCCGCCGGCCGCCGCCTTCATGGCGCAGCTGACGCGAATGGGCTTGGCCCGACCGCAGGGGCTGCGCGAGGCCCTGTATCGGCGCCTGCTGCTGGCGGGCCTGCAGGCGACTAGTCGAGAAAGCTGA
- a CDS encoding c-type cytochrome: protein MNLIKKMLVAPAAVLAMWAVTAQATTDEAIAERLKPVGEVCIMGEECKGIETVAAAAGGAARTGDEVIAKHCGACHTSGVLDAPKTGDTAAWQARASNGVDGLLANAIAGLNAMPPKGTCSDCSDDELRAAIETMSGL, encoded by the coding sequence GTGAATCTGATTAAGAAAATGCTGGTAGCGCCGGCTGCCGTCTTGGCAATGTGGGCCGTGACTGCTCAGGCCACGACCGATGAGGCCATCGCCGAACGTCTGAAGCCGGTCGGTGAAGTCTGCATCATGGGCGAAGAATGCAAGGGCATCGAGACCGTGGCCGCCGCCGCTGGTGGCGCTGCGCGCACTGGCGACGAGGTGATTGCCAAGCACTGTGGTGCTTGCCATACCTCTGGCGTACTCGATGCACCGAAGACCGGTGACACCGCAGCCTGGCAGGCTCGCGCGAGCAATGGTGTCGATGGTTTGCTGGCGAACGCGATCGCGGGCCTCAACGCGATGCCGCCGAAAGGCACCTGCAGCGACTGCTCGGATGACGAACTGCGCGCCGCCATCGAGACGATGTCCGGCCTGTAA
- a CDS encoding cupin domain-containing protein produces the protein MDVGIRLQSIRKLKGLSQRELAKRAGVTNSTISMIEKNSVSPSISSLKKVLAGIPMSLVEFFSQDGEQDNQAQVVYRAAELTDIHSGAISMKLVGKTHPNRAITLLDETYPVGSDTGDDMYTHEGEETGLLVEGRLELTVGEQVFILEPGDSYYFESTKPHRFRNPFEQPARLISATTPANF, from the coding sequence TTGGACGTCGGTATTCGACTGCAATCCATTCGCAAACTCAAAGGCCTTTCCCAGCGTGAACTCGCTAAGCGGGCAGGCGTCACCAACAGCACCATTTCGATGATCGAGAAGAACAGCGTGAGCCCCTCGATCAGTTCGCTGAAAAAGGTGTTGGCGGGTATCCCCATGTCGCTGGTGGAGTTCTTCTCCCAGGACGGGGAGCAGGACAACCAGGCCCAGGTGGTGTACCGGGCAGCCGAGCTCACGGATATCCACAGTGGTGCGATCAGCATGAAGCTGGTGGGCAAGACCCACCCGAACCGGGCGATTACCCTGCTCGACGAAACCTATCCGGTTGGTTCCGATACCGGCGACGATATGTACACCCATGAAGGCGAGGAAACCGGCCTGCTGGTGGAAGGGCGCCTCGAACTGACCGTCGGTGAGCAGGTGTTCATTCTCGAGCCTGGCGACAGTTACTACTTCGAGAGCACCAAGCCGCACCGTTTCCGCAATCCGTTCGAGCAGCCGGCACGGCTGATCAGTGCCACTACGCCGGCGAATTTCTAA
- the alr gene encoding alanine racemase has product MRPARALIDLQALRHNYQLARDVSGAKALAVIKADAYGHGAVRCAQALQEQADGFAVACIEEALQLREAGIREPILLLEGFFEADELALIEQHGFWCVVHSLWQLEAIERSSVRKPLTVWLKMDSGMHRVGLHPADYQAAYRRLLASGKVAKIVLMSHFARADELDCPRSTEQLAVFEQARQGIVAEISLRNSPAVLGWPQIPSDWVRPGIMLYGATPFEQAQAVAAQLQPVMTLESKIISVRELPADEPVGYGARFVTERPTRVGVVAMGYADGYPRHAPTGTPVLVDGLPSRLIGRVSMDMLCVDLSDSPGAGLGSRVELWGKHVLASDVAACAGTIPYQLFCNLRRVPLLYSEG; this is encoded by the coding sequence ATGCGTCCAGCCCGTGCCCTGATCGATCTGCAAGCCCTGCGTCACAACTATCAACTGGCCCGTGACGTGTCGGGCGCCAAGGCGCTCGCGGTGATCAAGGCCGATGCCTATGGGCATGGCGCGGTGCGTTGCGCGCAGGCTCTGCAGGAGCAGGCCGATGGCTTTGCTGTGGCCTGCATCGAAGAAGCCCTGCAACTGCGCGAAGCCGGCATTCGCGAGCCGATCCTGCTGCTGGAGGGTTTCTTCGAAGCGGACGAGTTGGCGCTGATCGAGCAACATGGCTTCTGGTGCGTGGTGCATTCGCTGTGGCAACTGGAGGCCATCGAGCGTTCGTCCGTGCGCAAGCCGCTGACGGTGTGGCTGAAGATGGACTCGGGCATGCACCGCGTCGGCCTGCATCCGGCCGACTACCAGGCGGCCTATCGCCGCCTGCTGGCCAGCGGCAAGGTGGCGAAGATCGTCCTGATGAGCCACTTCGCCCGTGCCGACGAGCTGGATTGCCCGCGCAGCACCGAGCAACTGGCGGTGTTCGAGCAGGCGCGCCAGGGCATAGTCGCCGAGATCAGTCTGCGCAACTCGCCGGCCGTGCTCGGTTGGCCGCAGATACCGAGCGACTGGGTGCGTCCCGGCATCATGCTCTACGGCGCCACGCCGTTCGAGCAGGCGCAGGCCGTGGCCGCGCAGTTGCAGCCGGTTATGACCCTGGAATCGAAGATCATCAGCGTGCGCGAACTGCCGGCCGACGAACCGGTCGGCTACGGTGCACGTTTCGTCACCGAGCGGCCGACCCGCGTTGGCGTGGTCGCCATGGGCTATGCCGACGGCTACCCGCGGCATGCGCCGACCGGTACGCCGGTGCTGGTCGATGGCCTGCCGAGCCGGCTGATCGGCCGGGTCTCGATGGACATGCTCTGCGTCGATCTCAGCGACTCGCCCGGCGCAGGCCTCGGTAGTCGGGTCGAGTTGTGGGGCAAGCATGTCCTCGCCAGCGACGTGGCGGCTTGTGCCGGCACCATTCCCTACCAGCTTTTCTGCAACCTGCGCCGGGTTCCACTGCTCTACTCCGAGGGCTGA
- a CDS encoding RidA family protein, with protein sequence MPIQRLRTETRYSEINIHNGTVYLAGQLADDYRGDIVQQTRETLANIDAMLAEAGSDKTRLLSVTIYLKDMARDYAGLNQVYDAWVAPGAAPGRICVEAAMYTPEVLVEMMVVAAV encoded by the coding sequence ATGCCAATCCAGCGCCTGCGCACTGAAACCCGTTACAGCGAAATCAACATCCACAACGGTACGGTCTACCTGGCCGGGCAGTTGGCGGATGATTACCGCGGCGACATTGTGCAACAGACCCGCGAGACCCTGGCCAACATCGATGCGATGCTGGCCGAGGCCGGCAGCGACAAGACGCGCCTGCTCTCGGTAACCATCTACCTCAAGGACATGGCGCGCGACTACGCCGGTCTCAACCAGGTCTATGACGCCTGGGTCGCGCCAGGCGCCGCGCCGGGCCGCATCTGCGTCGAGGCGGCGATGTACACCCCCGAGGTGCTGGTGGAAATGATGGTGGTGGCGGCCGTCTGA
- the dadA gene encoding D-amino acid dehydrogenase — protein MRVLVLGSGVVGVASAYYLARQGFEVVVVDRQDGPALETSFANAGQVSPGYASPWAAPGVPLKAIKWLLQKHAPLAIKATADIDQYLWMAQMLRNCTASRYAVNKERMVRLSEYSRDCLDELRAETGIGYEGRRLGTTQLFRTQAQVDNAAKDIAVLKQSGVPFELLDREGIARVEPALAGVKHKLAGALRLPNDQTGDCEMFTTKLAEMAKQLGVEFRFGQTIERLDFAGDRINGVWIDGKLETADRYVLALGSYSPQLLKPLGIRAPIYPLKGYSLTVPIINGDMAPTSTILDETYKVAITRFDNRIRVGGMAEIAGFDLSLNPRRRATLEMITSDLYPQGGDLKQAEFWTGLRPATPDGTPIVGATGFSNLFLNTGHGTLGWTMACGSGRFLADLMASKRPQISTEGLDIFRYSRSPESSKHANPAPAH, from the coding sequence ATGCGGGTTCTGGTGCTGGGTAGCGGTGTGGTGGGTGTGGCTAGTGCGTACTACTTGGCTCGCCAAGGCTTCGAAGTGGTGGTGGTCGACCGTCAGGACGGCCCTGCCCTGGAAACCAGCTTCGCCAACGCCGGCCAGGTCTCCCCCGGTTACGCCTCGCCCTGGGCCGCGCCGGGCGTGCCGCTGAAAGCCATCAAGTGGCTGCTGCAGAAGCACGCACCGCTGGCGATCAAGGCCACTGCCGATATCGACCAATACCTGTGGATGGCGCAGATGCTGCGCAACTGCACCGCCAGCCGCTACGCGGTGAACAAGGAGCGCATGGTGCGCTTGTCCGAGTACAGTCGCGACTGCCTCGACGAACTGCGCGCCGAGACCGGCATCGGTTACGAAGGCCGCCGCCTGGGCACCACCCAGCTGTTCCGCACCCAGGCGCAGGTGGACAACGCGGCCAAGGACATCGCCGTGCTCAAGCAGTCCGGCGTGCCCTTCGAGCTGCTCGACCGTGAAGGCATCGCCCGGGTCGAACCGGCCCTGGCCGGGGTCAAGCACAAGCTGGCCGGCGCCCTGCGCCTGCCCAACGATCAGACCGGCGATTGTGAGATGTTCACCACCAAGCTAGCCGAAATGGCCAAGCAACTGGGCGTCGAATTCCGCTTTGGCCAGACCATCGAGCGCCTGGATTTTGCCGGCGACCGGATCAATGGCGTATGGATCGATGGCAAGCTGGAAACCGCCGATCGCTACGTGCTGGCCCTCGGCAGCTACAGCCCGCAACTGCTCAAGCCGCTGGGCATTCGCGCGCCGATCTACCCGCTCAAGGGCTATTCGCTGACCGTGCCGATCATCAATGGCGACATGGCGCCGACCTCGACCATCCTCGATGAGACCTACAAGGTCGCCATCACCCGCTTCGACAATCGTATCCGCGTCGGCGGCATGGCCGAGATCGCCGGCTTCGACCTGAGCCTGAATCCGCGCCGTCGCGCGACCCTGGAAATGATCACCTCCGACCTCTACCCGCAAGGTGGCGATCTCAAGCAGGCGGAGTTCTGGACCGGCCTGCGCCCGGCGACTCCGGATGGCACACCGATCGTCGGCGCCACCGGTTTCAGCAATCTGTTTCTGAATACCGGTCACGGCACACTGGGCTGGACCATGGCCTGCGGCTCCGGTCGTTTCCTCGCCGACCTGATGGCCAGCAAGCGCCCGCAGATCAGCACCGAAGGCCTGGATATCTTCCGTTACAGCCGTTCCCCGGAGAGCTCGAAACATGCCAATCCAGCGCCTGCGCACTGA
- a CDS encoding Lrp/AsnC ligand binding domain-containing protein, whose protein sequence is MRTQHQSRRELDKIDRNILRFLQEDGRISFTELGERVGLSTTPCTERVRRLEREGIIMGYHARLNPQYLKASLLVFVEISLDYKSGDTFEEFRRAVLKLPHVLECHLVSGDFDYLVKARINEMASYRKLLGDILLKLPHVRESKSYIVMEEVKESLALPIAE, encoded by the coding sequence ATGCGCACCCAGCATCAGAGCCGTCGCGAACTGGACAAGATCGACCGCAATATCCTGCGTTTCCTGCAGGAGGACGGGCGTATCTCTTTCACCGAGCTGGGTGAACGAGTTGGCTTATCGACCACGCCCTGCACCGAGCGAGTCCGCCGCCTGGAGCGCGAAGGCATCATCATGGGCTACCACGCCCGCCTCAATCCACAGTACCTCAAGGCCAGCCTGCTGGTGTTCGTCGAGATCAGCCTGGACTACAAGTCCGGCGATACCTTCGAGGAGTTCCGCCGCGCCGTGCTCAAGCTGCCGCATGTGCTGGAGTGCCACCTGGTCTCCGGCGACTTCGACTACCTGGTGAAAGCGCGGATCAACGAGATGGCCAGCTACCGCAAGCTGCTCGGCGACATCCTGCTCAAGCTGCCGCATGTGCGCGAGTCGAAGAGCTATATCGTCATGGAAGAGGTCAAGGAATCGCTGGCGTTACCGATTGCGGAATAG
- a CDS encoding YkgJ family cysteine cluster protein: MSCTSRKIDQLRLQIPSFACVPGCHDCCGPVTASSEEMARLPVKSDAAHDAALAELDCVHLGPQGCEVYDQRPLICRLFGTSKSLPCPHGRGPDTPIEAQVEQQVHQLIASTRQVLV, from the coding sequence ATGAGTTGTACCAGCCGCAAGATTGACCAGTTGCGTTTGCAGATTCCCAGTTTCGCCTGCGTGCCCGGCTGTCACGACTGCTGTGGGCCGGTCACCGCCTCGTCCGAGGAAATGGCCCGTCTGCCGGTAAAAAGCGACGCCGCGCATGACGCCGCGCTGGCGGAGCTGGATTGCGTGCACCTCGGCCCGCAGGGCTGCGAGGTCTACGACCAGCGCCCGTTGATCTGTCGCCTGTTCGGCACGAGCAAAAGCCTGCCCTGTCCGCATGGGCGAGGACCGGATACGCCGATCGAGGCGCAGGTCGAACAGCAGGTGCACCAGCTGATCGCCAGCACCCGCCAGGTGCTGGTGTAG
- a CDS encoding NAD(P)/FAD-dependent oxidoreductase — MNARVHQPVHNTQHAASYYAASVNRQLAYPPLHGELSADVCIVGGGFSGLNTAIELAQKGFSVVLLEAHKIGWGASGRNGGQLIRGVGHDVGQFESVIGAEGVRELKLMGLEAVEIVRRRVAQFNIDCDLTWGYCDLANKPAHLDGFAAEMAELKSLGYRHELRLLQSDQMHEVVGSNRYVGGMIDMGSGHLHPLNLAQGEAAAAQSLGVQLFEDSAVTRIDYGTQVKVHTAQGVVRAAHLVLGCNAYLGELNPTLGGKVLPAGSYVIATEPLSEAEAHAIIPQNMALCDQRVALDYYRLSADRRLLFGGACHYSGRDPADIAGYMRPKMLAVFPHLQDVQIDYQWGGMIGIGANRLPQIGRLNNQPNVYYAQAYSGHGLNATHLAGKLLAEAIAGQASHGFDLFAQVPHMTFPGGQHLRSPLLALGMLWHRLKELI, encoded by the coding sequence ATGAACGCCCGCGTTCACCAACCGGTCCACAACACCCAGCACGCCGCCTCCTACTACGCCGCCAGCGTCAACCGGCAACTGGCCTACCCGCCGCTGCACGGGGAGCTCAGCGCCGACGTGTGCATCGTCGGCGGCGGTTTTTCCGGGCTGAACACCGCCATCGAACTGGCGCAGAAAGGCTTCTCGGTGGTGCTGCTGGAGGCGCACAAGATCGGCTGGGGCGCCAGCGGGCGCAACGGCGGCCAGCTGATTCGCGGGGTTGGCCATGACGTCGGGCAGTTCGAATCGGTAATCGGCGCAGAGGGTGTGCGCGAACTCAAGCTGATGGGCCTGGAGGCGGTGGAGATCGTCCGCCGCCGGGTCGCGCAGTTCAATATCGACTGCGACCTGACCTGGGGTTATTGCGACCTGGCGAACAAGCCCGCTCATCTCGACGGCTTCGCCGCCGAGATGGCGGAGCTGAAAAGCCTCGGCTATCGCCATGAACTGCGCCTGTTACAGTCGGATCAGATGCATGAGGTGGTCGGATCAAACCGCTACGTCGGCGGCATGATCGACATGGGTTCCGGCCATCTGCACCCGCTCAACCTGGCGCAGGGCGAAGCCGCCGCCGCGCAATCGCTGGGCGTGCAGCTTTTCGAAGATTCGGCGGTCACGCGCATCGACTACGGCACACAGGTTAAGGTGCACACCGCCCAAGGCGTGGTGCGTGCGGCTCACCTGGTGCTCGGCTGCAACGCCTACCTGGGCGAGCTGAACCCGACCCTGGGGGGCAAGGTGCTCCCGGCCGGTAGCTACGTGATCGCCACCGAGCCGCTTTCCGAGGCCGAAGCCCACGCGATCATTCCGCAGAACATGGCGCTGTGTGACCAGCGTGTGGCCCTCGACTACTATCGCCTGTCCGCCGATCGACGCCTGCTGTTCGGGGGCGCCTGCCATTACTCCGGACGCGACCCGGCGGACATCGCCGGCTACATGCGGCCGAAAATGCTGGCCGTCTTTCCCCACCTGCAGGACGTGCAGATCGACTATCAGTGGGGCGGGATGATCGGCATCGGCGCCAACCGCCTGCCGCAGATCGGCCGGCTCAACAATCAGCCCAACGTCTACTATGCCCAGGCTTACTCCGGCCATGGGCTCAACGCCACCCACCTGGCCGGCAAACTGCTGGCCGAGGCCATCGCCGGCCAAGCCAGCCACGGCTTCGACCTGTTCGCCCAGGTGCCGCACATGACCTTCCCCGGCGGCCAGCACCTGCGTTCGCCGTTGCTGGCTCTGGGCATGCTCTGGCACCGCCTCAAGGAACTGATCTGA